Genomic DNA from Nonomuraea rubra:
CCGCGCCGGGCAAGCTGCCCGAGCACTGGGACGGCAAGGCGTTCTTCGCCGAGTTCTCCCAGGACTACCTGGCGGCCTTCACCTTCACCGGCGCGGACGGCCCGGTCACCGCGATCGAGCACTTCCTGCCCAACAGCGCGCTGCGCACGGCCGCGCAGCCCATCACCGACAGCCCGATGGACATCGAGTTCGGCCCCGACGGCTCCCTGTACGTGCTGGAGTACGGCGACGGCTTCTTCCGCGCCAACCCGGACGCCGGCCTCTACCGCATCGACTACACCCCGGCCAACAAGACCCCGCAGGCCAGGATCGCGGCGGACAGGACCTCCAGCAGCGCCGCGCCGCTCACCGTCACCTTCGACGCCACCGCCTCCACCGACACCGAGCCGGGCGCGCTGACCTACGACTGGGACTTCGACGGCGACGGCGACTTCGACGCCACCGGCGTCACCGCCACCCACACCTACACCGAGCTGGGCCAGTACGCGGCCCGGCTGCGCGTCACCGACTCCGGCGGCAGGGCCGGGCTCACCTCCGTCGAGATCACCGTGGGCAACACCGCGCCCGTGGTGACGGTCAAGACGCCGCCGAACGGCGGGTTCTTCGACTGGGGGAACGCGCTGCCGTACCAGATCGGGGTGTCCGACGCCGAGGACGGCGACAACCCGGTGTGCTCGCGGGTGCAGTGGACGTTCGGCCTGGGGCACGACACGCACGCGCATCCGGAGACGCTCGGCACGGGCTGCGCCGGAGCCTGGCCCACCCCCGCCAGCGCGCCGGAGCACGGCGAGACCGAGAACATCTACGGCGTGGTCGTCGTCAGCTACCGTGACAACGGCGCCGGCTCCATCCCCGGCGCGCTCGGCGAGGCCGCGCTCACCCTCAACCCCAAGCTGGCGCAGGCCGAGCACGCCGACGAGAGCAGCGGCGTCACCGAGACCCCCGACGACACCGCGTCGGCCAAGGCCAAGGTCACCTCGTTCGACGCCGGCGACTGGATCGCCTACGACCCGGTGCACTTCGCCGGCATCACCGGCGTCCAGACCAGGGCGTCCGGCGCGGGCACGCTGTCGCTGCGGTGGAAGTCGCCGACGGCCGAGCCGTTCGCCACCGTGACCGTTCCCGCGGGCGACGGCTGGCAGACGGTCACCACGCCCCTCGCCGACCTGCCGGAGGGCACCGGCCGCCTGTACGTCACCTCCTCCGGCGGCGTGGACCTGGACGCGTTCACCTTCCAGGGCGGCGGCGTCGCCGACACCGCCCCGCCGGCCGTCACCGCCACCCTCACCCCGGCCCGGCCGGACGGCACGAACGGCTGGTACACCGGCAACGTCACGCTCGCCGTCACCGCCACCGACAACGGCACCGTCGCCTCGCGCCAGTACTCCCTCGACGGCACCACCTGGTCGAACGCCAACAATCCGGTCACGCTCAGTGCCGAGGGCGCCAAGGAGGTCCGCTACCGCGCCACCGACAACGGCGGCAACGTCTCCCCGGCCGGCACCCTCACCGTGAAGATCGACAAGTCGAACCCGACGCTGACGGTCACCGGCGTGGAGGCCGGCCCCTACGGCGACTCGGCCACCGTCACCCCCGTCCTGACCGGCGCCGACGCGGTGTCCGGCGTGGCCGGGGTGACGGCGGAGCTCGACGGCGAGGCGGTCGCGTCCGGCAAGCCGGTGCCGCTGTGGGCGCTGCCGCTCGGCGAGCACCGGCTCACGGGCACCGTCACCGACCAGGCGGGCAGGACCGCGACCGCCTCCGTGACGTTCCAGACGACCACCTCGTACGCCGACGTGGGGGCGCTCGTCTCCCGCTTCAGGCAGACGGGGGCGATCACCTGGAAGGCCGCCGAGGACCTGCGGGAACAGCTCGCGCAGGCGGAACGGCACGACAAGAAGGGCAAGCGGGCGCTGGCCGTGGCGGCGCTCGAACGGTTCGTGCGGGTCGCGGAGAAGCGCGGCAACGTGTGGGACGCGGCGGTCAGATCGGCTCTGGTCCGCGACGCCCGGGCGCTCATCGAACGCCTCCGCTCCGCCTGACCCCTCACCCTGGCGGTCTCCCCACGACGGCGAGACCGCCAGGTCCTCCGGCCTTCCTCTCCGACGGCGTGCGGAGGGAAGGCGGATCGCTCAATAAAGGGATATTTCGCGATCTTCCGGGCAGGTGGTCCGGCGATGTCCACCCTCGACCTCGTCCTGGCCCTCGGCGGTGCCGCCGCGCTGCTCGCCGCGATCCTCCCCGAGTTCCTGAACGGCCGCGCCCTGTCCCTGCCGCTGGTCTACCTGCTGGCGGGCGTGCTCCTGTTCACCCTGCCCATCGGCTTACCCGACCCCGACCCGATCGCCCACCGCGCGGCACTGGAGCACATCACCGAGCTGTGCGTCGTCATCTCGCTCATGGGCGCGGGCCTGGCGATCAACCGCCGCACCGGGCCGCGTGGCTGGTCCACCACCTGGCGGCTGCTCGCCCTGGCGATGCCGCTCACCGTCGCCGGCGTGGCCGCCGCGGCCATGGCGCTGCCGGGCTGGCCGCTCGCCGCCGCGCTGCTGCTCGGGGCCGTGCTCGCGCCCACCGACCCGGTCCTCGCCTCGGACGTGCACGTCGGCGAGCCCGTGGACGCCCAGAACGCCGACGACGAGGTCCGCTTCGCCCTGACCTCCGAGGCCGGCCTCAACGACGGGCTGGCCTTCCCGATCGTGTACGCCGCCATCGCCGTGGCCGCCGGCTCCGCGGGATGGGGGGAGTGGGCGCTGGTGGACGTGCTCTACCGCACCGCGGCCGGCGCCGTCCTGGGGCTCCTGATCGGCCGCCTGCTCGGCCGGCTGTTCTTCCGCGCCGGCTCCGACGGGCTGCGCCTGTCGGAGCGCCGTGACGGGTTCGTCGCGCTGGCCTGCACGTTCCTCGCGTACGGGGTGACGGAGCTGGCCCACGGGTACGGATTCGTCGCGGTGTTCGTCACCGCCCTCGCCATCAGGAGCGCCGAGCACGGCCACGGCTACAACAACGTGCTGCACGGCTTCGTGGAGCAGATCGAGCGGCTGCTCACGGCCTGGCTGCTGCTCCTGCTCGGCGGCTTCGTCGCCACCGGCGGCCTGGCGGCCCTCACCTGGCGCGGCGCCGCCGTCGGCCTCCTGCTCCTGCTCGTCATCCGTCCGCTGGCCGGCTGGCTGGTCCAGTGGCGCGGCGGGGCGGGGCCGAGGGAACGGCTGGCGATCTCGTTCTTCGGCATCCGGGGGATCGGGTCGCTGTTCTACCTGGCGTACGCGCTGGGGGAGACCGGCTTCGGCGTAGCGGCGGAGGAGCTGTGGGCGGTCACCGGGTTCACGGTCCTGGCCTCGGTCGTCCTGCACGGCGTCACGGCGACCCCGGTCATGGCGCGGGTGGACGCGATCCGCGACCGGACACCCGCCCGCTGACGAACAGCCCGGCCACCGCCGCGAGCAGCGGGACCGCCACGGTCTGCAGCCCGATCAGCGCCCACGGCGTGTCGAACGGCACCCGCGGCGGCGGATCCCAGTCGATCGACGTCGTGAACGGCCAGGCCAGAAGCAGGCCGACG
This window encodes:
- a CDS encoding PQQ-dependent sugar dehydrogenase, producing MQRTLAVLGGLVLAGACLSLPARAHDPATTWSSYEKITLTKNVGEPIDLAVLPDRRVLHTARNGDIRLTDPATGVTRIVNTVPVYANSEDGLQTIALDPDFDQNKWIYVYYAPRTMTAPYPATTPAGSAPNTLLAGADETYWNQWKGYNQLSRFKWTGSALDLSTEQVIIKVEAQRGQCCHVAGDVDWDADGNLYLATGDNTPAGTPGANGMAPNNDAPGMNPGLDSRRGAGNSNDLRGKILRIKVAADGTYTVPEGNLFAPGTAGTRPEIFVTGVRNPFRMDVDAETGTLSWADYGPDAGTGDPARGPMGYVEWNITPLTKPMNSGWPYCTGDNFNYNDWDFATATPGPWFDCAAGPRNTSRWNTGLDQLPPAVPADLYYGDNNTHQPAAWAGLTDFDPQGGQGPMGGPVYHYDPDNPAPGKLPEHWDGKAFFAEFSQDYLAAFTFTGADGPVTAIEHFLPNSALRTAAQPITDSPMDIEFGPDGSLYVLEYGDGFFRANPDAGLYRIDYTPANKTPQARIAADRTSSSAAPLTVTFDATASTDTEPGALTYDWDFDGDGDFDATGVTATHTYTELGQYAARLRVTDSGGRAGLTSVEITVGNTAPVVTVKTPPNGGFFDWGNALPYQIGVSDAEDGDNPVCSRVQWTFGLGHDTHAHPETLGTGCAGAWPTPASAPEHGETENIYGVVVVSYRDNGAGSIPGALGEAALTLNPKLAQAEHADESSGVTETPDDTASAKAKVTSFDAGDWIAYDPVHFAGITGVQTRASGAGTLSLRWKSPTAEPFATVTVPAGDGWQTVTTPLADLPEGTGRLYVTSSGGVDLDAFTFQGGGVADTAPPAVTATLTPARPDGTNGWYTGNVTLAVTATDNGTVASRQYSLDGTTWSNANNPVTLSAEGAKEVRYRATDNGGNVSPAGTLTVKIDKSNPTLTVTGVEAGPYGDSATVTPVLTGADAVSGVAGVTAELDGEAVASGKPVPLWALPLGEHRLTGTVTDQAGRTATASVTFQTTTSYADVGALVSRFRQTGAITWKAAEDLREQLAQAERHDKKGKRALAVAALERFVRVAEKRGNVWDAAVRSALVRDARALIERLRSA
- a CDS encoding cation:proton antiporter → MSTLDLVLALGGAAALLAAILPEFLNGRALSLPLVYLLAGVLLFTLPIGLPDPDPIAHRAALEHITELCVVISLMGAGLAINRRTGPRGWSTTWRLLALAMPLTVAGVAAAAMALPGWPLAAALLLGAVLAPTDPVLASDVHVGEPVDAQNADDEVRFALTSEAGLNDGLAFPIVYAAIAVAAGSAGWGEWALVDVLYRTAAGAVLGLLIGRLLGRLFFRAGSDGLRLSERRDGFVALACTFLAYGVTELAHGYGFVAVFVTALAIRSAEHGHGYNNVLHGFVEQIERLLTAWLLLLLGGFVATGGLAALTWRGAAVGLLLLLVIRPLAGWLVQWRGGAGPRERLAISFFGIRGIGSLFYLAYALGETGFGVAAEELWAVTGFTVLASVVLHGVTATPVMARVDAIRDRTPAR